The Chryseobacterium shigense genome segment TGTATTATCTGTAGCGGATTTTGAAGGAAGCGTAAAAGTAGAATTTCCGGTACCGGAGAAAGAAACATGGTAATCATTAGCCAGAAGAGTATATGAACCTGTAATTTCACGATAACTCCCTTCAATAGATCCTCTTACATCCAGGGTGCTGGAAGGTGTGGATGTGCTGATACCTGCCTGAGAATAAGCCTGTACTGATAAAAACAGAGTGCCTGTCAGGATTAATATTTTTTTATTCATTGTGTGTATTTTGTTTTTAAATTGTGCAAATCTGAAACGATCCGTAAATTTTCACTGTTTGCTTTTGATAAAGCAGATTAAATTTTTTCATCTTCATTCTGCCTGCAGCTTTACATCAATTGAAAAAATTCAATTGTTGTTGTCTGTTGTTCTGTGCCAGAATGTGTTGAAATAAAATGATAATATGAAGCTGAATTGCCTTTTATTTGATGATGACTTCTGCTTTTCCTGCCGATCCCCAGACATTCACACTACTTACAGTACCTCCTTCTGCTTCTCTTACGATCTGCAAAGAGAATGTATAAGTGCCGGGAGCAAGATTGGTAATGGCATACGCCGTTTTGAAATCATAAGCTGTGGTCCCTCCGGTTCTGGTGTACCAGCTTTGTGCAGCTGCCAGAGCATATATTGCAGCCGATGTACCTGTCTGTGAAAGTCTTAAACGTACGGTACCACGGGAATTAGCCGATCCTGCTGCAGTTCCGTAACCCGTAAACTTCAATATTACTTTAGCCCCCGGAGCAGGTACAGTTACGGTAACCGGAGAATCGGTGAGCGTATAATAACTGGTGCCGGCAGATATAGCCTGTGCTGCAATTTTTGGCCCATTAGTAGCCACATCGAAAAGTCCCCACTTGATTTCTTCCAGATCCCAGCCATTAGCTTCACCCGCTGTAAGTACAGCGAGTTTTCCCGGCTGTAGAACAATAGTATTGCTATTTACGTTAACCAAACCACCTGAGCGGATGATCTGTCCCGATGTTGCTGTTAGGGTTAAAGTACTGCCTGCACTGTTGTTTTTGATGTAATACTTTCTGCCTCTGAAGTCTGCTGCCGAACCGTCTGTGGCAGATTTTGAAGGAAGATTCAGCATTGAATTTGATGTTCCGGCAAAAGAAACATGATAATCCTCACTTTTAAGATTATCCGTGGCTGTAATTTCCCGGTAATTACCTTCAAGAGACCCTCTTACATCTAGAGTACTGGAAGGTGTTGGCGTTGTAATACCCACTTGCGAATAGGCTGCTGCAGATAAAAAAAATGCACATGCCATTAGTAATGGTTTTGTTCTCATCCTTATTTGTGTTGTGTTTTCGTTATTAAATTATTGATCTAAAAACAGGATGCAAATTTGTACCATTTGTTCTTTTTCTACCTAAAATCAGGTATGACATGAATATGACACAAACATGACATAGATATGACACATGTGCAACAACTTAAAAATCAACACACAGAAATTAAATTATTTCTGTCTTCAGGTTTACAAAAAACAGAATAAGACCAGCCAGCAGCCAAAATCATCATGATAAATGATAAAATTTTAATTCTGTCTTCATTAGCAGATGCATAGTTTCGGGCAATCCCGGAATGAAACAGAACTGATTTTATATGGGTATTTTTTAATCGGAAAAGTGTGAAGTACGTCAGAGGTTCTTCATCCAGATATAAATGTCTTCATCTGAAGTGATATTCAGCCTTTTTCTCAACCTGTTTTTCCTGGTTTGGATAGATTGAGGCTGCACAAAGGTATAGGCAGCGATATCTTTTGTAGAGAAATTGAGAAACAGCAGGGCACAAAATTTCAGTTCTGTATTCATAAGCTGTGGCTCAATTTTCAGCAGTTTCGGAAATAATTCAGGATAAACTTCCTGAAAACGGGCAAGAAATTCAGGGTCATTTTTTTTGGCCAGCTGTATGACCTCTTCAAAGGCAACGTTCAGTTGTTGGTTAAGTTTCTGGGTTTCCTGCTCTTTTACATTTAATACTTTATCATTGTTTTTTATCCGTTTATACACAAAAAAGACAATTACAGCTGTACCCGCAATTCCTGCAAGTATAATATACAATAAAAGATTATTCTTATCCTCCAAAGGTTTTTGCTTTTCCTCCACAAGAACTCCAACGGTATCTTTCAGGTTATTTTCATCTACTGTTTTCAGACTGTCATTCAGAGCGTTGTATTTAAGCTCATATTTTTTTTGATTATCAGTCTGTCCTGTTTTTTCATATACCGTGGATATTAAACCGTACAGCTCTGCCAGTTTTCTAAAATTCTTTATTTTTGCAGCAAGCTCTATTGCTTTTTTATAGTCTACAATAGCAGAATCATATTGTTTTCTCGCATCGTGAATCTGTCCTAAAAGCTTGAATGCTGCAAATTCATTATTACCTAGTTTTATGGGTACGGATTGAGCGGATTTTACATAAAATTCAGCAGAATCAGTTTTATTCTGATTAATCTTTGCCTCACCCAAAAGTAATGTTACAATTTTTAAGTTTGTATTCAGGCCTATATCCATTTTTTTAGCCCTTTTAAACTCCTGAATAACACTCTTTCCATAATAGGTAGCAGAGTCATAATTTTTTTTCTCTATATAATTTCTGGTGATCTGGGTGAGGAGAATTCCTTTCAGCGAATATCTGGCGGAATCGTTTTTTATATTGTCAGCCGGAATCAGATTCTTCTTAAGCTT includes the following:
- a CDS encoding tetratricopeptide repeat protein; the protein is MKFFIFFFPLLLFAQPKTTPKAIDERLKKSNFLLVDGKTDDMIALNQSVLKDAKSINYAKGRLYAYYNLALAFSMQYKYSKSNYYLKLMEPELKYMDDGSQEIAMNVVYSMNYRGIKMYDEALKKLKKNLIPADNIKNDSARYSLKGILLTQITRNYIEKKNYDSATYYGKSVIQEFKRAKKMDIGLNTNLKIVTLLLGEAKINQNKTDSAEFYVKSAQSVPIKLGNNEFAAFKLLGQIHDARKQYDSAIVDYKKAIELAAKIKNFRKLAELYGLISTVYEKTGQTDNQKKYELKYNALNDSLKTVDENNLKDTVGVLVEEKQKPLEDKNNLLLYIILAGIAGTAVIVFFVYKRIKNNDKVLNVKEQETQKLNQQLNVAFEEVIQLAKKNDPEFLARFQEVYPELFPKLLKIEPQLMNTELKFCALLFLNFSTKDIAAYTFVQPQSIQTRKNRLRKRLNITSDEDIYIWMKNL